In Planctomycetota bacterium, one DNA window encodes the following:
- a CDS encoding SpoIIE family protein phosphatase: protein MPPRPAHLTEFIPAPALQRILDTFAGVTGYAAVIRDTTGQVVAKSGTGRSVTARSNALRDTLTKSWSHEPPNVSIRLGQRAIASLSLGERLPAAAGAFAEPVTTTGAPEDRLASMTPQADAVQFLYLLADTLAQVCHQGVQLRHRVEELTTLFQLSRLLSGQRSLPNVLQTIVRSVVELLNVKAAAIRLLDASRQELVIEATHNLSADYLNKGPIVLSRSELDQQALAGEVIYVANMSDDPRVMYPEDAKREGLASMLVAGMVYRGQPIGVMRIYTEKVTTFSDNRRNLVTAIAQLAAGAIHNARLDAERQEQRRIARQVQLAADVQRRLLPQKAPVMEPFDVAGVYEPCFELGGDFYDFIAFEDAMGIVVGDVVGKGVAASLLMASVRASLRAHVEDVYDLDEVMARVNVALTRDTRDNEFATVFYGTLDRHTLRLTYCSAGHDPALMYRDGAFTDLTVGGMVLGIDKHQTYEKGLVDLQPGDVLLVYSDGVTDASNFAGEKFGRERLKQAVRDMAHRPAREIVSHVLWQVRRFVGLNHRPDDMTIVAAKVNPRA from the coding sequence GTCATCCGTGACACGACCGGGCAGGTTGTCGCCAAGTCCGGCACCGGCCGCTCCGTCACCGCCCGTTCCAACGCCCTGCGCGACACGCTGACCAAGAGCTGGTCGCACGAGCCGCCCAACGTCTCGATCCGTCTGGGCCAGCGCGCGATTGCTTCGTTGAGTCTGGGCGAGCGTCTGCCCGCCGCCGCCGGCGCGTTCGCCGAGCCGGTCACCACCACCGGTGCGCCGGAGGATCGCCTCGCCTCGATGACCCCGCAGGCCGATGCGGTTCAGTTCCTGTACCTGCTCGCCGACACGCTCGCCCAGGTCTGCCATCAGGGCGTGCAGCTTCGTCATCGCGTCGAGGAATTGACGACGCTCTTTCAGCTTTCGCGCTTGCTGTCCGGTCAGCGTTCGCTGCCGAACGTGCTTCAGACGATCGTGCGTTCCGTCGTCGAGTTGCTCAACGTCAAGGCCGCGGCGATCCGACTGCTCGACGCCAGTCGGCAGGAGCTGGTGATCGAAGCGACGCACAATCTCTCCGCCGATTACCTGAACAAGGGCCCGATCGTGCTTTCGCGCAGCGAGCTCGATCAGCAGGCGCTGGCGGGGGAGGTCATCTACGTCGCCAACATGAGCGACGATCCGCGCGTCATGTACCCCGAGGACGCCAAGCGGGAGGGATTGGCGTCGATGCTCGTGGCGGGCATGGTCTACCGCGGGCAGCCGATCGGCGTGATGCGCATCTACACCGAGAAAGTCACGACTTTCTCGGACAATCGCCGCAATCTCGTCACCGCCATCGCCCAACTCGCCGCCGGGGCGATTCACAACGCCCGGCTCGACGCCGAGCGGCAGGAGCAGCGGCGCATCGCCCGTCAGGTCCAGCTCGCGGCGGACGTGCAGCGGCGGCTCCTGCCGCAGAAGGCGCCGGTGATGGAGCCCTTCGATGTGGCGGGCGTCTACGAGCCGTGCTTCGAACTCGGCGGCGACTTCTATGACTTCATCGCTTTCGAGGACGCGATGGGCATCGTCGTCGGCGACGTGGTCGGCAAGGGCGTGGCGGCGAGTCTCTTGATGGCTTCCGTCCGCGCTTCGCTGCGGGCGCACGTCGAGGATGTCTACGACCTGGACGAAGTCATGGCGCGCGTCAACGTCGCCCTGACCCGGGACACGCGCGACAACGAATTCGCCACCGTCTTCTACGGCACGCTCGATCGCCATACGCTCCGCCTCACCTACTGCTCCGCCGGCCACGACCCCGCCCTCATGTACCGCGACGGCGCGTTCACCGACCTGACCGTCGGCGGCATGGTGCTGGGCATCGACAAGCATCAGACCTACGAGAAGGGCCTCGTCGATCTTCAGCCCGGCGATGTGCTGTTGGTCTACTCCGACGGCGTGACGGACGCATCGAACTTCGCCGGCGAGAAGTTCGGCCGCGAGCGCCTCAAGCAGGCGGTGCGCGACATGGCCCACCGCCCGGCGCGCGAAATCGTCAGCCATGTCCTCTGGCAGGTCCGTCGATTCGTCGGTCTCAACCACCGCCCCGACGACATGACCATCGTCGCCGCCAAAGTGAATCCTCGCGCCTGA
- a CDS encoding addiction module toxin, HicA family, with product MSGLLVISGAQCVKALERAGFVRKRQRGSHITLRRDHPFAQLVVPDHKSLDRGTLRAIIRQAGLTVDQFVELLK from the coding sequence ATGAGCGGCCTGCTGGTTATTTCCGGGGCACAATGCGTCAAAGCGCTCGAGCGCGCCGGGTTCGTTCGCAAGCGCCAGCGCGGCAGCCACATCACCCTCCGCCGCGATCATCCGTTCGCCCAGCTCGTCGTTCCCGATCACAAATCACTCGATCGCGGCACGCTGCGCGCCATCATCCGCCAAGCCGGATTGACGGTCGATCAATTTGTTGAATTGCTGAAATAG
- the trpC gene encoding indole-3-glycerol phosphate synthase TrpC: MANILDEIVAHKRTEVQAAKARLPQEHLEAQADRSSKPRNFFAAVTRKSPTINVIAEVKRASPSAGLIRPDFDPVAIAKAYHAGGAAAISCLTDEKYFQGKLEYIRRIKEAVPLPVLRKDFIVDPYQIYESRAAGADAVLLIAECLEEALLIDLLILATQLQLTVLLEVHDMDSLLRVRPHIGFPHAGYCLLGINNRDLRTMTTDLNHTLRLLTMVENTDILVSESGIRTHDDVARLKSAGVNAVLVGENLMKQPDPGAALKTLIHGAV, translated from the coding sequence TTGGCGAACATACTCGACGAGATCGTGGCTCACAAACGCACCGAGGTGCAGGCGGCCAAGGCGCGTCTTCCGCAGGAGCATCTGGAGGCGCAGGCCGACCGCTCCAGCAAGCCGCGCAATTTCTTCGCCGCCGTCACCCGCAAAAGCCCGACCATCAACGTCATCGCCGAGGTCAAACGCGCCAGCCCCTCCGCCGGGCTCATCCGCCCCGACTTTGACCCCGTCGCCATCGCCAAGGCCTATCACGCCGGGGGCGCGGCGGCGATCAGTTGCCTGACGGATGAAAAGTATTTTCAGGGCAAGCTCGAATACATCCGCCGCATCAAGGAAGCCGTCCCGCTCCCCGTCCTGCGCAAGGACTTCATCGTCGATCCGTACCAGATCTACGAATCGCGCGCCGCGGGCGCCGACGCCGTCCTGCTCATCGCCGAATGCCTCGAAGAGGCGCTGCTCATCGACCTGCTCATTCTCGCCACGCAGCTTCAATTGACCGTGCTGCTGGAAGTGCACGACATGGACAGTCTGCTGCGCGTGCGCCCGCACATCGGATTTCCCCATGCCGGCTATTGCCTTTTGGGCATCAACAACCGCGACCTGCGCACGATGACCACGGACCTGAACCACACGCTTCGCCTGCTCACCATGGTCGAGAACACCGACATCCTCGTCAGCGAGTCGGGCATCCGCACGCACGACGACGTCGCCCGCCTCAAGTCCGCCGGCGTCAACGCGGTGCTCGTGGGCGAAAACCTGATGAAACAACCTGACCCCGGCGCGGCGTTGAAAACGCTGATCCACGGGGCGGTGTAA
- a CDS encoding CPBP family intramembrane metalloprotease, giving the protein MPESDVMTIMVLALIHLLAIGSLSLLIYTSVLSPRGIDRAPERPGKLTLVDPIIAFGFLVLGTSAAALFARSMHIDIDQWMMQLTQLGEVPMAIYILGRAHLAVEDGLSGFGLGLRGLRTGLIGALIAILVVLPLTVEVSMAIGKMLEYLHITPPELAHESLKQLVELPWGPRRWGLIACAVIGAPIFEELMFRGMVQTALVETGVIRNRWWVILIASVLFASIHLNVVPWFALPQIFVLSLGLGFVYERTGSLYAPMLLHMAFNGVQIYAALHMQTPAAP; this is encoded by the coding sequence ATGCCCGAATCCGATGTCATGACCATCATGGTGCTTGCCTTGATCCATCTTCTGGCGATCGGCTCGCTCTCTCTGCTGATCTATACCAGCGTGCTTTCGCCGCGCGGCATCGATCGCGCCCCGGAACGTCCCGGCAAACTGACGCTCGTCGACCCCATCATCGCCTTCGGCTTCCTCGTCCTCGGCACCAGCGCCGCAGCACTCTTCGCCAGGTCGATGCACATCGACATCGATCAGTGGATGATGCAGTTGACGCAACTGGGCGAAGTGCCCATGGCGATCTACATCCTCGGCCGGGCCCATCTGGCCGTCGAAGACGGGCTCAGCGGGTTCGGCCTGGGCCTGCGCGGGCTCCGCACGGGTCTGATCGGTGCGCTGATCGCCATCCTTGTCGTGCTGCCGCTGACGGTCGAAGTCTCGATGGCGATCGGGAAGATGCTCGAGTATCTGCACATCACGCCGCCGGAACTGGCGCACGAATCGCTCAAACAACTTGTCGAACTGCCGTGGGGTCCGCGACGATGGGGGCTGATCGCCTGTGCCGTCATCGGGGCGCCGATCTTCGAGGAACTGATGTTCCGCGGCATGGTGCAGACGGCTCTCGTCGAAACCGGGGTCATCCGCAATCGGTGGTGGGTCATCCTCATCGCCTCGGTGCTGTTCGCATCGATTCATCTCAACGTTGTGCCGTGGTTCGCGCTGCCGCAGATTTTCGTACTCTCGCTGGGGCTGGGCTTCGTCTACGAGCGCACGGGATCGCTGTACGCGCCGATGCTCTTGCACATGGCGTTCAACGGCGTGCAGATTTATGCTGCGTTGCACATGCAAACTCCGGCCGCCCCATGA
- a CDS encoding DUF1425 domain-containing protein, producing MSANQTSLYAALTLAMSMIVGGCNSDTSVIGGTYDEARAYPKITLSQDTLQPALGFQEPVVTRTSTNLMSVTVPVRARSNEDLNVEYRIIWFDANHQPIRPEGSWMTVRLEPRQPTSITVTSSSTDAVDYNLQFRWARP from the coding sequence GTGAGTGCCAACCAAACGTCCCTCTACGCCGCGTTGACCTTAGCCATGAGCATGATCGTCGGCGGGTGCAATTCCGATACGAGCGTCATCGGCGGAACCTACGACGAAGCCCGCGCGTATCCGAAGATCACGCTCTCGCAGGACACGCTTCAGCCCGCCCTCGGGTTTCAGGAACCCGTCGTGACGCGCACATCCACGAACTTGATGAGCGTCACCGTCCCCGTGCGGGCGCGCAGCAACGAAGACCTCAATGTCGAATACCGCATCATCTGGTTTGATGCGAACCATCAGCCGATCCGGCCCGAGGGATCGTGGATGACCGTGCGCCTCGAGCCGCGCCAGCCGACTTCGATCACCGTGACCAGTTCGTCAACCGATGCGGTGGACTACAACCTTCAATTCCGCTGGGCCCGGCCCTGA